The Microbacterium maritypicum genome contains a region encoding:
- a CDS encoding GNAT family N-acetyltransferase, translated as MSLQVRPATPDDLSGVIEVFLACWRESYRGVLPDGAIDAMTDERAEALWQRVLADPVGVVLVAERDGGIVGLTRYAATAGSEGRIDGAVHSLYVSPRAHGGGIGGALLARATADLQEAGAEAATLWVFAANAPSIGFYEAKGWHPDGATRTQPEFGEPEQRMRREWT; from the coding sequence GTGAGCCTCCAGGTGCGCCCCGCCACCCCGGACGACCTGTCCGGGGTGATCGAGGTGTTCCTCGCCTGCTGGCGGGAGAGCTACCGCGGCGTGCTGCCCGATGGGGCGATCGATGCCATGACCGACGAGCGCGCCGAGGCGCTGTGGCAGCGGGTGCTCGCCGATCCGGTGGGCGTCGTGCTCGTCGCGGAGCGCGATGGCGGGATCGTCGGACTCACCCGGTACGCCGCGACCGCAGGCAGCGAGGGGCGGATCGACGGTGCCGTGCACTCCCTGTACGTCTCGCCCCGTGCCCACGGCGGGGGAATCGGCGGCGCGCTGCTGGCACGGGCGACCGCTGACCTGCAGGAGGCCGGGGCCGAGGCCGCGACGCTGTGGGTGTTCGCGGCCAACGCGCCGTCGATCGGCTTCTACGAGGCGAAGGGCTGGCACCCCGATGGAGCCACCCGCACGCAGCCGGAGTTCGGAGAACCCGAACAGCGCATGCGCAGGGAGTGGACATGA